GACGGCGGTTTCAAGTACAACCCGCCCACCGGCGGCCCGGCCGGCTCGGAGGCCACCACGTGGATCGCCAATCGCGCCAACGAGCTGCTCACCTCCGGGTGGCAGGACGTCCCGCGTATCCCGGTCCCCGAGGCCCTCGACGGCCCCCACATCATCAAGCACGACTACCTGGAGACCTACGTCAACGACCTGGAGAGCGTCATCGACCTCGAGGCGATCCGCAAGGCCGGCGTGCGCATCGGGGCCGACCCGCTGGGCGGCGCCTCGGTGGACTACTGGGGTGCGATCGGTGAGCGCTACGGCCTGGAGCTCACGGTGGTCAACCCCGAGGTGGACCCGGCCTGGCACTTCATGACCCTGGACTGGGACGGCAAGATCCGCATGGACTGCTCCTCCCCCAACGCCATGGCCTCGCTGCGCTCGACGATGACGCCCGACGCCGAGGGCAAGACCCCCTACGACGTCGCCACCGGGAACGACGCCGACTCCGACCGCCACGGCATCGTCACCCCCGACGGCGGGCTGATGAACCCCAACCACTTCCTGGCCGTGGCCATCGAGTACCTCTTCACCCACCGGCCCGGCTGGCCCGCCGACGCAGCCGTCGGCAAGACCCTGGTCTCCTCCAGCCTCATCGACCGGGTGGCGGCCGCGATCGGGCGCACTCTCATCGAGGTGCCGGTGGGCTTCAAGCACTTCGTGCCCGGGCTGCTCGACGGCTCGATCGGCTTCGGCGGCGAGGAGAGCGCGGGGGCCTCCTTCCTGCGCAAGGACGGCACCGTGTGGACCACGGACAAGGACGGCATCATCCTGGCCCTGCTGGCCAGTGAGATCATCGCCGTCACCGGCAAGTCCCCCTCCCAGTTGCACGAGGAGCAGGTGGAGCGCTTCGGCGCCAGCGCCTACGCACGCATCGACGCCGCCGCCTCCAAGGAGGAGAAGGCCAAGCTCGCCGCCCTGGCCGCCGAGGACGTGACCGCCACCGAGCTGGCCGGCGAGGAGATCACCGCCCGCCTGGTCGACGCGCCCGGCAACGGGGCCCCCATCGGCGGGCTCAAGGTCACCACCGAGGACGCCTGGTTCGCCGCGCGTCCCTCGGGCACGGAGGACGTCTACAAGATCTACGCCGAGTCCTTCAAGGGCGCCGACCACCTGGCGCAGGTGCAGGAGGAGGCCAAAAAGGTGGTCGCCGCGGCCCTGGGCGGCTGACGACGCAGGCGCCTTCCTGTCTCGCGCCACCCTGCCCACGGGGACATCCTGCGCGTACGGGTGCGTGTCGTTACGGCCGGGGGCATTCGACGCCGTCGGGGACAGCAATCCTGTCCCCGGGCGCGCAGGATGCCCCCGGCCGGAAGAAAATGTCCCCACACGCGCAAGACGTCCCCGACCGTGACGGCGGGACGCGCGGAGACGGTGGTGCATGCTCGACGTCGGTCTACCGACTGGTGAAAATATGGCCATGGGTACCAACGACTCCCCCGTCCTCCACATCCGCACGGCCCGGACAGCCCGGGCGGAGCAGGCGCAGGACGCGGCCATGGCCGCCGCCCTGGAGGCCATCTGCTTCCCACCCGAGCAGGCCGCCAGCCCGACGACGATCGCCGAGCGGATGGCTACCTACGCCGACCACTTCTGGCTCATCGAGGACGAGGGCGGCATGCTGCTGGCGCTGGTCAACGGCCTGTGCACCCACGCGCGCGATCTGAGCGACGAGATGTACGAGGCCCCCACGATGCACGACCCCGACGGGGCCTGGCAGATGATCCTCGGCGTCGCCACGGCTCCCGCCGCCCAGGGGCAGGGGCTGGCCACCCGACTGCTGCGCACTGTCATCGAGACAACGCGCGCCCACGGCCGCCAGGGTCTGGTGCTCACCTGCCTCGACGACCTCGTGGGCTTCTACGCGCGCCTGGGTTTCGTCGACGAGGGCCTGTCCGCCTCCCACCACGGCGGCGTGCCCTGGCACCAGATGCGGCTCACCCTGCCCTGAGTACCCCGCAGCATTCGGACGTCACCGCGGCGGCATCTTCCTCCCGCCTCCCTACCTAGCACCGCCCTGCCCTGCCCACGGGGACATTTCACGCGGCCGGGCGCGTCTCGTTCCAGCCGGGGGCATTCGACGCCGTCGGGGACAGCAATCCCGTTCCCGTACGCGCAGGACGTCCCCGGCCGGAAGAAAATGTCCCCGCACGCGCAGGATGCCCCCGGCCGGAAGAGAATGTCCCCGAACGCGTGAGACGCCCCCGGGCTGGAGTGGAACGTCCCCGGGCGCGCCGGATGTCCCCAGCCACCGTCACCGCTACCTGACCCCGCCCCGGCCCCCACCGTCCCCACACGCGCGGAAAGTCCCCGCAGACGGCGACCCTCCGGGTGCCACAGGTCGCCGGGTGCAAGCCCCCTCCACAGGGCCGACGACGTCGGGCGCCTCCTCCCGCGCATCGCCCCACGATGGGAGGCATGAGTATCACCACCCTCGAACGCACCGGCCCAGCGCACAGTCTCAGCCCAGCACCATCGCTGCCGCTGCTCCTCACCTCCGATCCGGTCATGACCGGGGCATCCCGCCTGTTCGCGGGCCCGGGACTCACCCGCATCGCCCCGGGGACCTACGTGCCCTCCCAGGAGTGGGCGGAGGCCAGGCCGGACCTGAGGCACATGACCCTCATCCGGGCCGCGATGGCCAAGACCCGCGGCGACGTCGTCCTGCTCGGCCCATCGGCGGCCGTGTGGCTCGGGCTGCCCCTGGTGGGCCGCCTCCCCGGGCGAGTGCAGTGCCTCCGTCTCAGCGAGGCCCGGGCGCGCACGGCACTGCTTCAACGCCACCGCCGCCCCGGCCTGGGCGACCTGCTCAACGCATCCGGCGCCCATACCTCATCCGTCGCCGACACGGTCGTTGACCTGGCCCGGTGGGGCGGGCTCACCCAGGGCGTCTGCGCCATGGACGCCGCCCTGGCCGCCCACCTGTGCACCCGCGCCGAGCTGAACGACGCCGTCGACCACCTGGGCACCGGCGCCCGCGGCATTCGCAGTGCCCGCACCGCCATCCACCTGACCGACGCCCGCTCCGAATCTCCCGGCGAGTCCCTCTCCCGCGTGCGCATGTGGCAGGCCACCCTGCCCCACCCCGACCTCCAGCACGAGGTCCACATCGACGACCACACCTACCGCCTCGACTTCCTGTGGCCCCGCACCAAGGTGGTCGGCGAGTTCGACGGCCGCATCAAGTACCGCAAGAACAGCTTCGGCAAGGACGCCGAGGACACCGTCCTCAACGAGCGCCGCCGCGAGCTCGCCCTGACCCGCACCGGCTACGACGTCGCCCGCTGGACCTGGGAGGAGGCCTGGCCAACCGACGCCTCCGCCATGCTGCGCGAGCTCGCCCGCCACGGCATCCACCCCACCGGCGTGCGCTGGTAAGACGCCACCGAGCCGGGCACCGCCCCCTGCCCACGGGGACATTCCACACGGCCGGGTGCGTCTCGCTGCGGCCGGGGGCATTCGACGCCGTCGGGGACAGCAATCCCGTCCCCGCACGCGCAGGATGCCCCCGGCTAGGAGAAAGTGTCCCCGGCCGGAAGAGAACGTCCCCAGCCAGCGCTGGGGGCAAGCGATTAGGGTGAGGGCGTGAGTCAGTCCCGCCCGTCGAGGCCGTCCAAGCACCACGTCGAGCACCCCTCCGCGCACACCGATCCCCCGCGCCCGACGCCGGCCGCCGGATCGGCGGACTCCCCCGTGCCT
This region of Actinomyces oris genomic DNA includes:
- the pgm gene encoding phosphoglucomutase (alpha-D-glucose-1,6-bisphosphate-dependent), encoding MHARAGQPAQPEDLIDVDEVVSAYYDLVPDPAVPAQKVVFGTSGHRGSSLDTAFNEAHIVATTAAIVEYRRSQGTDGTLYLGRDTHALSEPAWRTAVEVLAGAGVTTAVDSRGAYTPTPAVSHSILLANGAGTEAGVRTSGPGLADGIVVTPSHNPPRDGGFKYNPPTGGPAGSEATTWIANRANELLTSGWQDVPRIPVPEALDGPHIIKHDYLETYVNDLESVIDLEAIRKAGVRIGADPLGGASVDYWGAIGERYGLELTVVNPEVDPAWHFMTLDWDGKIRMDCSSPNAMASLRSTMTPDAEGKTPYDVATGNDADSDRHGIVTPDGGLMNPNHFLAVAIEYLFTHRPGWPADAAVGKTLVSSSLIDRVAAAIGRTLIEVPVGFKHFVPGLLDGSIGFGGEESAGASFLRKDGTVWTTDKDGIILALLASEIIAVTGKSPSQLHEEQVERFGASAYARIDAAASKEEKAKLAALAAEDVTATELAGEEITARLVDAPGNGAPIGGLKVTTEDAWFAARPSGTEDVYKIYAESFKGADHLAQVQEEAKKVVAAALGG
- a CDS encoding GNAT family N-acetyltransferase translates to MGTNDSPVLHIRTARTARAEQAQDAAMAAALEAICFPPEQAASPTTIAERMATYADHFWLIEDEGGMLLALVNGLCTHARDLSDEMYEAPTMHDPDGAWQMILGVATAPAAQGQGLATRLLRTVIETTRAHGRQGLVLTCLDDLVGFYARLGFVDEGLSASHHGGVPWHQMRLTLP
- a CDS encoding endonuclease domain-containing protein, whose product is MSITTLERTGPAHSLSPAPSLPLLLTSDPVMTGASRLFAGPGLTRIAPGTYVPSQEWAEARPDLRHMTLIRAAMAKTRGDVVLLGPSAAVWLGLPLVGRLPGRVQCLRLSEARARTALLQRHRRPGLGDLLNASGAHTSSVADTVVDLARWGGLTQGVCAMDAALAAHLCTRAELNDAVDHLGTGARGIRSARTAIHLTDARSESPGESLSRVRMWQATLPHPDLQHEVHIDDHTYRLDFLWPRTKVVGEFDGRIKYRKNSFGKDAEDTVLNERRRELALTRTGYDVARWTWEEAWPTDASAMLRELARHGIHPTGVRW